The Megalopta genalis isolate 19385.01 chromosome 9, iyMegGena1_principal, whole genome shotgun sequence genome includes a window with the following:
- the LOC117217339 gene encoding dual oxidase 1 isoform X1, translating to MMYALFYVIVIYYCVIFNYVNSEISSNCDKPTNYNKQKEILLDWLFTGSWGCWGKDCTKNGFENKATEYPGYDGWYNNIGRPELGAVDTPLLRRWPAAYEDGVYKPSGLSRPNPIELSEKLLKGDISSVSKTGRNTLLVFFGQHVVEEILDAQRPACPPEYFNIKIPSSHDYVNITKHHEMPVLRTRYDTRTGHSPSNPRQQLNEITPFLDGGLIYGTSKAWSNFLRTYSDGTFDQNGLLASSYNNSYPAYNTEKLPMSNPPPPIGHDDYIAQHYTEKVDRFFKLGNPRGNENPFLLTFGIIWFRWHNHISNYIKSRQPNWSGEKVYNEARKWVIATQQHIITNEWLPEWLGKELPMYNGYDPSIDPQIDQFFQAAAFRFGHTLVPSGVYLRDYGREGCKLEQNDRAIRTCNNYWMSKNSIYENMTKVQGIIDIEKLIMGMAVQLCAEEDHKIVDDLRGSLFGPLEFSRRDLMALNIQRGRDHGLPDYNTARIAYNLTKINNISHFSNVDMDIKNEFMKLHNNSFDNIDIWVGGILETDHGPGELFQAIIIDQFQRIRAGDRFWYRNKNNNLFTIDEIERLECLSFYDILISVTAMDHDDIPQNPFKVPMSGMFDPTLLLKFDLYINISFLSVAENDISDACINVSIFQGNCGNNNNMSCYHAKPITIKNVENCTDAATYDYFNNSATSFISTFVGLSTIFFCFIILLHSRITSKSSKQFQYPPNWTKSHFIKEDKNTAILTVNEWQDKILPLRPVIIVLNVVKKQLEVRNYLGHITRAIDMLQYAIITMHIPTDSTYVMIRVEHNYDLVLKFDTNYLRDLFLQAMKQFATELNTISIKEIPNITTKELLKQAVTKRSRQKKLEQFFRVVFSQALHITHTEEEILKIDAAVAKDVIHTELTIIEFSEALSMHPDSEFIKKIFDLIDKDKNSFISFREFLDMLVLFLKGSAEDKVKFMFDMYDINGTGRLTKNDFKNMLRSLMETVNADVTDNNLETLMHSMMEHANIVTKETIDLQDFKQILSDFNNKFNYAELEFNINTTGKCKKLHISASTSTSRPTYMGIVQTIVESLYEDPSELRRRIGGDTKIETHNIHEIEKIVDDVQHVQDYWYPIMKYLANKKLQIFWLCLYTFILFAISAERFYYYSVEREHSGLRHILGYGIAITRGAASGIMFTYSTLLITMCNNTITLLRDTILQLYIPFESMIEMHKYIACCGLVFTVLHVIGHGFNFYHISTQSADDLTCLFPNYFHATHELPKFHYWSFQTITGLSGILLTIITALIYLCTLPNVRRLLYNWFRLTHSLYPVFYVLIIIHGAGRLVQEPHFHYFFLGPLTLFIFDKIITVTRKTIEIPILKADILPSDVVCIVFSKPQNFNYKSGQWIRIACPTLQTNEYHPFTLSSAPHESNLTVHIRTVGSWTTKIRTRLDPTIKFDQRLPMIHIDGPYGECHQDWYKYDVSILIGSGVGVTPFASILKDAVYKLNHDLNLECKKVYFLWITRTQKQFEWMVDIIRNVENADFNATILSHIFITQFYQKFDLRTILLYICERHFQKISNKSLFTGLRATTHFGKPNFLRFFMSVQKLHPTINKIGVFSCGSPSVTQAVDAACKSITLNEKLNVLFQHYYKSF from the exons ATGATGTATGCTCTGTTTTATGTAATTGTTATTTACTATTGTGTTATATTCAACTATGTTAATAGTGAAATATCATCAAACT GTGACAAGCCAACAAATTATAACAAACAAAAAGAGATATTATTAGATTGGTTATTTACTGGAAGTTGGGGATGTTGGGGAAAAGATTGTACAAAAAATGGTTTTGAAAATAAAGCAACAGAATATCCTGGTTATGATGGATGGTACAATAATATTGGACGGCCAGAGTTAGGAGCCGTTGATACTCCTTTACTGAGAAGATGGCCAGCTGCTTATGAAGATGGTGTATACAAACCTTCGGGTTTGAGTAGACCAAATCCAATAGAACTTAGTGAAAAACTACTTAAAGGTGATATTAGCTCTGTCTCCAAAACCGGAAGAAATACATTGCTTGTATTTTTTG GACAACATGTTGTAGAAGAAATTTTGGATGCACAAAGACCTGCATGTCCACCAGAATACTTTAACATTAAGATTCCATCTTCTCATGATTACGTAAATATAACTAAACATCATGAAATGCCAGTATTACGTACACGTTATGATACAAGAACTGGACATTCTCCTAGTAACCCGCGTCAACAG ttaaatgaaataactccATTTCTGGATGGTGGACTCATTTATGGTACTTCAAAGGCATGGTCAAATTTTTTAAGAACCTACTCAGATGGTACCTTTGATCAAAATGGATTATTAGCAAGTAGTTACAACAACTCATATCCTGCATATAATACTGAAAAATTGCCTATGTCTAATCCACCACCTCCAATTGGTCATGATGACTACATTGCACAACATTATACAGAAAAAGTTGATCGATTCTTTA AGTTAGGAAATCCAAGAGGGAATGAAAACCCATTTCTTCTCACTTTTGGTATAATTTGGTTTAGATGGCATAATCATATATCAAATTACATAAAAAGTCGACAACCTAACTGGTCTGGTGAAAAAGTTTACAATGAAGCTCGTAAGTGGGTAATAGCAACACAGCAACACATTATCACAAATGAATGGTTACCTGAATGGTTGGGTAAAGAACTTCCTATGTACAATG GTTACGATCCAAGTATTGACCCACAAATTGATCAATTTTTTCAAGCTGCTGCTTTTCGTTTTGGTCATACCCTAGTTCCATCAG GTGTATATTTACGAGACTATGGTAGAGAGGGTTGCAAATTAGAACAGAATGATAGAGCAATTAGAACATGTAATAACTATTGGATGTCAAAG AATTCTATTTATGAAAATATGACAAAGGTGCAAGGAATTATTGATATAGAAAAATTGATTATGGGAATGGCTGTTCAACTATGCGCAGAAGAAGATCATAAAATAGTAGATGACTTAAGGGGCAGTTTGTTTGGTCCACTTGAATTCTCAAGAAGAGACTTAATGGCACTCAATATTCAAAGAGGTCGTGATCATGGACTTCCAGATTATAATACTGCTCGAATAGCATATAATCTAACTAAAATCAATAATATATCTCACTTCAGTAATGTTGATATGGAT ATCAAGAACGAATTTATGAAACTGCATAACAATTCTtttgataatattgatatatggGTGGGAGGTATATTAGAAACTGATCATGGACCTGGAGAATTATTTCAAGCTATCATAATTGATCAGTTTCAACGAATACGTGCTGGAGATAGATTTTGgtatagaaataaaaataataa TCTTTTCACTATTGATGAAATTGAAAGATTGGAATGTCTTTCATTTTACGATATATTAATATCTGTTACTGCCATGGATCATGATGATATTCCACAAAATCCTTTTAAAGTTCCTATGTCAGGTATGTTTGATCCTACCCTATTATTAAAATTTGATCTCTATATTAATATAAGCTTTCTTTCGGTTGCAGAAAATGATATCAGTGATGCGTGCATCAATGTTTCGATCTTTCAGGGAAACTGtggaaacaataataatatgagCTGCTATCATGCTAAGCCCATCACTATCAAAAATGTTGAAAACTGTACAGATGCTGCAACATACGATTACTTTAACAATAGTGCTACGTCATTCATTTCAACATTCGTGGGATTATCTACTATTTTCTTTT GTTTTATTATACTACTCCATAGTCGAATAACATCGAAATCAAGCAAACAATTTCAATATCCACCTAATTGGACTAAATCGCACTTCAtaaaagaagataaaaataCTGCAATTCTTACAG taAATGAATGGCAAGATAAAATATTGCCATTGAGACCTGTAATTATTGTTCTAAATGTGGTGAAAAAACAATTGGAAGTAAGAAATTATTTAGGACATATCACACGAGCAATAGATATGTTACAGTATGCAATAATAACG ATGCATATTCCTACTGATAGTACCTATGTTATGATCAGGGTAGAACATAATTATGATTTAGTCTTAAAATTTGACACGAATTACTTGAGAGACTTATTTCTTCAAGCTATGAAACAATTTGCTACTGAATTAAATACAATTTCAATCAAAGAAATCCCGAATATCACGACCAAAGAATTATTAAAGCAAGCTGTTACTAAAAGAAGTCGACAAAAGAAGTTAGAACAATTTTTTCGTGTTGTTTTTTCAcag GCACTTCACATTACACATACAGAAgaagaaattttaaaaatagaTGCAGCAGTAGCAAAAGATGTGATTCATACTGAATTGACAATAATAGAATTTTCTGAAGCATTGAGTATGCATCCAGATTCAGAATTTATTAAGAAG ATATTCGATTTAATTGATAAAGACAAAAACAGTTTCATATCATTTAGAGAATTCCTTGATATGTTAGTTCTATTTTTAAAAGGTTCTGCAGAAGATAAAGTAAAATTTATGTTTGATATGTATGACATAAATGGAACAGGGAGATTGACAAAAAATgatttcaaaaatatgttaag GTCACTTATGGAAACAGTTAATGCAGATGTAACTGATAATAATTTAGAAACTTTGATGCATTCAATGATGGAACATGCAAATATTGTAACAAAAGAAACTATAGATTTgcaagattttaaacaaattctaAGTGATTTCAATAATAAGTTTAATTATGCAGAATtagaatttaatattaatactactgGGAAATGTAAAAAATTACATATTAGTGCATCTACATCTACATCTCGACCAACGTATATGGGAATAGTACAAACAATAGTGGAAAGTCTGTATGAAGATCCAAGTGAATTACGAAGAAGAATTGGTGGTGATACAAAGATAGAAACGCACAATATACATGAGATAGAAAAAATTGTTGATGATGTTCAACATGTTCAAGATTATTGGTATCCTATAATGAAATATCTTGCAAATAAAAAGTTACAAATATTCTGGCTATGTTTATATACTTtcattctttttgctatttctgCAGAGAGATTTTATT ACTATTCTGTGGAACGTGAACACTCTGGTTTAAGACATATTTTAGGATATGGGATAGCAATTACTAGAGGAGCAGCATCTGGAATAATGTTTACATATTCAACTCTTTTAATTACAATGTGTAATAATACAATTACACTTCTAAGAGATACTATTTTACAGTTGTACATACCATTTGAATCTATGATTGAAATGCATAAATACATTGCTTGTTGTGGATTGGTTTTTACAG TACTACATGTAATTGGTCATGGATTTAACTTCTATCATATTTCAACACAAAGTGCTGATGACTTAACATGTCTTTTTCCTAATTATTTTCATGC CACACATGAATTGCCCAAATTCCACTACTGGAGTTTTCAGACAATAACAGGATTAAGTGGAATCCTTTTAACCATCATAACAGCATTGATATACCTGTGTACTTTACCAAACGTTCGCAGACTACTTTATAATTGGTTTCGATTAACACACTCTTTATATCCTGTTTTCtatgttttaataataatacatggAGCAGGAAGATTAGTTCaa GAACcacattttcattatttttttttgGGTCCGTTAACACTAtttatttttgataaaattattactgTGACAAGGAAAACTATTGAAATACCTATATTAAAAGCAGATATACTACCATCAg ATGTGGTTTGTATTGTATTCTCCAAGCCtcaaaattttaattacaaATCTGGACAATGGATTAGGATTGCATGTCCTACATTACAAACGAATGAATATCATCCTTTCACATTATCGTCTGCACCTCATGAATCAAATTTAACTGTACATATTAGAACAGTTGGATCTTGGACTACTAAAATTAGAACTAGATTAGATCCCACTATAAAATTTGATCAACGATTACCAATG ATTCATATAGATGGTCCTTATGGTGAGTGCCATCAAGATTGGTATAAATATGATGTAAGTATATTGATAGGAAGTGGAGTAGGAGTTACTCCTTTTGCATCAATTTTAAAAGATGCTGTATACAAATTAAATCATGATTTGAATTTGGAATGCAAAAAG GTATATTTTCTTTGGATAACGAGAACGCAAAAACAATTTGAATGGATGGTTGATATAATAAGAAATGTTGAAAATGCTGATTTTAATGCTACTATATTGTCTCATATTTTTATTACACAATTTTACCAGAAATTTGATTTAAGAACTATATTATTG TACATCTGTGAACGACACTTTcaaaaaatttcaaataaatctTTATTTACTGGTTTAAGAGCAACAACTCATTTTGGAAAGCCCAATTTTCTGAGATTTTTCATGTCTGTTCAAAAATTACATCCCACA ATTAACAAGATTGGTGTTTTTAGTTGTGGTTCACCATCTGTAACACAAGCTGTGGATGCTGCTTGTAAGTCTATAACTTTAAATGAAAAACTAAATGTTCTATTCCAACATTATTATAAAAGTTTCTAA
- the LOC117217339 gene encoding dual oxidase 1 isoform X2, whose product MMYALFYVIVIYYCVIFNYVNSEISSNCDKPTNYNKQKEILLDWLFTGSWGCWGKDCTKNGFENKATEYPGYDGWYNNIGRPELGAVDTPLLRRWPAAYEDGVYKPSGLSRPNPIELSEKLLKGDISSVSKTGRNTLLVFFGQHVVEEILDAQRPACPPEYFNIKIPSSHDYVNITKHHEMPVLRTRYDTRTGHSPSNPRQQLNEITPFLDGGLIYGTSKAWSNFLRTYSDGTFDQNGLLASSYNNSYPAYNTEKLPMSNPPPPIGHDDYIAQHYTEKVDRFFKLGNPRGNENPFLLTFGIIWFRWHNHISNYIKSRQPNWSGEKVYNEARKWVIATQQHIITNEWLPEWLGKELPMYNGYDPSIDPQIDQFFQAAAFRFGHTLVPSGVYLRDYGREGCKLEQNDRAIRTCNNYWMSKNSIYENMTKVQGIIDIEKLIMGMAVQLCAEEDHKIVDDLRGSLFGPLEFSRRDLMALNIQRGRDHGLPDYNTARIAYNLTKINNISHFSNVDMDIKNEFMKLHNNSFDNIDIWVGGILETDHGPGELFQAIIIDQFQRIRAGDRFWYRNKNNNLFTIDEIERLECLSFYDILISVTAMDHDDIPQNPFKVPMSENDISDACINVSIFQGNCGNNNNMSCYHAKPITIKNVENCTDAATYDYFNNSATSFISTFVGLSTIFFCFIILLHSRITSKSSKQFQYPPNWTKSHFIKEDKNTAILTVNEWQDKILPLRPVIIVLNVVKKQLEVRNYLGHITRAIDMLQYAIITMHIPTDSTYVMIRVEHNYDLVLKFDTNYLRDLFLQAMKQFATELNTISIKEIPNITTKELLKQAVTKRSRQKKLEQFFRVVFSQALHITHTEEEILKIDAAVAKDVIHTELTIIEFSEALSMHPDSEFIKKIFDLIDKDKNSFISFREFLDMLVLFLKGSAEDKVKFMFDMYDINGTGRLTKNDFKNMLRSLMETVNADVTDNNLETLMHSMMEHANIVTKETIDLQDFKQILSDFNNKFNYAELEFNINTTGKCKKLHISASTSTSRPTYMGIVQTIVESLYEDPSELRRRIGGDTKIETHNIHEIEKIVDDVQHVQDYWYPIMKYLANKKLQIFWLCLYTFILFAISAERFYYYSVEREHSGLRHILGYGIAITRGAASGIMFTYSTLLITMCNNTITLLRDTILQLYIPFESMIEMHKYIACCGLVFTVLHVIGHGFNFYHISTQSADDLTCLFPNYFHATHELPKFHYWSFQTITGLSGILLTIITALIYLCTLPNVRRLLYNWFRLTHSLYPVFYVLIIIHGAGRLVQEPHFHYFFLGPLTLFIFDKIITVTRKTIEIPILKADILPSDVVCIVFSKPQNFNYKSGQWIRIACPTLQTNEYHPFTLSSAPHESNLTVHIRTVGSWTTKIRTRLDPTIKFDQRLPMIHIDGPYGECHQDWYKYDVSILIGSGVGVTPFASILKDAVYKLNHDLNLECKKVYFLWITRTQKQFEWMVDIIRNVENADFNATILSHIFITQFYQKFDLRTILLYICERHFQKISNKSLFTGLRATTHFGKPNFLRFFMSVQKLHPTINKIGVFSCGSPSVTQAVDAACKSITLNEKLNVLFQHYYKSF is encoded by the exons ATGATGTATGCTCTGTTTTATGTAATTGTTATTTACTATTGTGTTATATTCAACTATGTTAATAGTGAAATATCATCAAACT GTGACAAGCCAACAAATTATAACAAACAAAAAGAGATATTATTAGATTGGTTATTTACTGGAAGTTGGGGATGTTGGGGAAAAGATTGTACAAAAAATGGTTTTGAAAATAAAGCAACAGAATATCCTGGTTATGATGGATGGTACAATAATATTGGACGGCCAGAGTTAGGAGCCGTTGATACTCCTTTACTGAGAAGATGGCCAGCTGCTTATGAAGATGGTGTATACAAACCTTCGGGTTTGAGTAGACCAAATCCAATAGAACTTAGTGAAAAACTACTTAAAGGTGATATTAGCTCTGTCTCCAAAACCGGAAGAAATACATTGCTTGTATTTTTTG GACAACATGTTGTAGAAGAAATTTTGGATGCACAAAGACCTGCATGTCCACCAGAATACTTTAACATTAAGATTCCATCTTCTCATGATTACGTAAATATAACTAAACATCATGAAATGCCAGTATTACGTACACGTTATGATACAAGAACTGGACATTCTCCTAGTAACCCGCGTCAACAG ttaaatgaaataactccATTTCTGGATGGTGGACTCATTTATGGTACTTCAAAGGCATGGTCAAATTTTTTAAGAACCTACTCAGATGGTACCTTTGATCAAAATGGATTATTAGCAAGTAGTTACAACAACTCATATCCTGCATATAATACTGAAAAATTGCCTATGTCTAATCCACCACCTCCAATTGGTCATGATGACTACATTGCACAACATTATACAGAAAAAGTTGATCGATTCTTTA AGTTAGGAAATCCAAGAGGGAATGAAAACCCATTTCTTCTCACTTTTGGTATAATTTGGTTTAGATGGCATAATCATATATCAAATTACATAAAAAGTCGACAACCTAACTGGTCTGGTGAAAAAGTTTACAATGAAGCTCGTAAGTGGGTAATAGCAACACAGCAACACATTATCACAAATGAATGGTTACCTGAATGGTTGGGTAAAGAACTTCCTATGTACAATG GTTACGATCCAAGTATTGACCCACAAATTGATCAATTTTTTCAAGCTGCTGCTTTTCGTTTTGGTCATACCCTAGTTCCATCAG GTGTATATTTACGAGACTATGGTAGAGAGGGTTGCAAATTAGAACAGAATGATAGAGCAATTAGAACATGTAATAACTATTGGATGTCAAAG AATTCTATTTATGAAAATATGACAAAGGTGCAAGGAATTATTGATATAGAAAAATTGATTATGGGAATGGCTGTTCAACTATGCGCAGAAGAAGATCATAAAATAGTAGATGACTTAAGGGGCAGTTTGTTTGGTCCACTTGAATTCTCAAGAAGAGACTTAATGGCACTCAATATTCAAAGAGGTCGTGATCATGGACTTCCAGATTATAATACTGCTCGAATAGCATATAATCTAACTAAAATCAATAATATATCTCACTTCAGTAATGTTGATATGGAT ATCAAGAACGAATTTATGAAACTGCATAACAATTCTtttgataatattgatatatggGTGGGAGGTATATTAGAAACTGATCATGGACCTGGAGAATTATTTCAAGCTATCATAATTGATCAGTTTCAACGAATACGTGCTGGAGATAGATTTTGgtatagaaataaaaataataa TCTTTTCACTATTGATGAAATTGAAAGATTGGAATGTCTTTCATTTTACGATATATTAATATCTGTTACTGCCATGGATCATGATGATATTCCACAAAATCCTTTTAAAGTTCCTATGTCAG AAAATGATATCAGTGATGCGTGCATCAATGTTTCGATCTTTCAGGGAAACTGtggaaacaataataatatgagCTGCTATCATGCTAAGCCCATCACTATCAAAAATGTTGAAAACTGTACAGATGCTGCAACATACGATTACTTTAACAATAGTGCTACGTCATTCATTTCAACATTCGTGGGATTATCTACTATTTTCTTTT GTTTTATTATACTACTCCATAGTCGAATAACATCGAAATCAAGCAAACAATTTCAATATCCACCTAATTGGACTAAATCGCACTTCAtaaaagaagataaaaataCTGCAATTCTTACAG taAATGAATGGCAAGATAAAATATTGCCATTGAGACCTGTAATTATTGTTCTAAATGTGGTGAAAAAACAATTGGAAGTAAGAAATTATTTAGGACATATCACACGAGCAATAGATATGTTACAGTATGCAATAATAACG ATGCATATTCCTACTGATAGTACCTATGTTATGATCAGGGTAGAACATAATTATGATTTAGTCTTAAAATTTGACACGAATTACTTGAGAGACTTATTTCTTCAAGCTATGAAACAATTTGCTACTGAATTAAATACAATTTCAATCAAAGAAATCCCGAATATCACGACCAAAGAATTATTAAAGCAAGCTGTTACTAAAAGAAGTCGACAAAAGAAGTTAGAACAATTTTTTCGTGTTGTTTTTTCAcag GCACTTCACATTACACATACAGAAgaagaaattttaaaaatagaTGCAGCAGTAGCAAAAGATGTGATTCATACTGAATTGACAATAATAGAATTTTCTGAAGCATTGAGTATGCATCCAGATTCAGAATTTATTAAGAAG ATATTCGATTTAATTGATAAAGACAAAAACAGTTTCATATCATTTAGAGAATTCCTTGATATGTTAGTTCTATTTTTAAAAGGTTCTGCAGAAGATAAAGTAAAATTTATGTTTGATATGTATGACATAAATGGAACAGGGAGATTGACAAAAAATgatttcaaaaatatgttaag GTCACTTATGGAAACAGTTAATGCAGATGTAACTGATAATAATTTAGAAACTTTGATGCATTCAATGATGGAACATGCAAATATTGTAACAAAAGAAACTATAGATTTgcaagattttaaacaaattctaAGTGATTTCAATAATAAGTTTAATTATGCAGAATtagaatttaatattaatactactgGGAAATGTAAAAAATTACATATTAGTGCATCTACATCTACATCTCGACCAACGTATATGGGAATAGTACAAACAATAGTGGAAAGTCTGTATGAAGATCCAAGTGAATTACGAAGAAGAATTGGTGGTGATACAAAGATAGAAACGCACAATATACATGAGATAGAAAAAATTGTTGATGATGTTCAACATGTTCAAGATTATTGGTATCCTATAATGAAATATCTTGCAAATAAAAAGTTACAAATATTCTGGCTATGTTTATATACTTtcattctttttgctatttctgCAGAGAGATTTTATT ACTATTCTGTGGAACGTGAACACTCTGGTTTAAGACATATTTTAGGATATGGGATAGCAATTACTAGAGGAGCAGCATCTGGAATAATGTTTACATATTCAACTCTTTTAATTACAATGTGTAATAATACAATTACACTTCTAAGAGATACTATTTTACAGTTGTACATACCATTTGAATCTATGATTGAAATGCATAAATACATTGCTTGTTGTGGATTGGTTTTTACAG TACTACATGTAATTGGTCATGGATTTAACTTCTATCATATTTCAACACAAAGTGCTGATGACTTAACATGTCTTTTTCCTAATTATTTTCATGC CACACATGAATTGCCCAAATTCCACTACTGGAGTTTTCAGACAATAACAGGATTAAGTGGAATCCTTTTAACCATCATAACAGCATTGATATACCTGTGTACTTTACCAAACGTTCGCAGACTACTTTATAATTGGTTTCGATTAACACACTCTTTATATCCTGTTTTCtatgttttaataataatacatggAGCAGGAAGATTAGTTCaa GAACcacattttcattatttttttttgGGTCCGTTAACACTAtttatttttgataaaattattactgTGACAAGGAAAACTATTGAAATACCTATATTAAAAGCAGATATACTACCATCAg ATGTGGTTTGTATTGTATTCTCCAAGCCtcaaaattttaattacaaATCTGGACAATGGATTAGGATTGCATGTCCTACATTACAAACGAATGAATATCATCCTTTCACATTATCGTCTGCACCTCATGAATCAAATTTAACTGTACATATTAGAACAGTTGGATCTTGGACTACTAAAATTAGAACTAGATTAGATCCCACTATAAAATTTGATCAACGATTACCAATG ATTCATATAGATGGTCCTTATGGTGAGTGCCATCAAGATTGGTATAAATATGATGTAAGTATATTGATAGGAAGTGGAGTAGGAGTTACTCCTTTTGCATCAATTTTAAAAGATGCTGTATACAAATTAAATCATGATTTGAATTTGGAATGCAAAAAG GTATATTTTCTTTGGATAACGAGAACGCAAAAACAATTTGAATGGATGGTTGATATAATAAGAAATGTTGAAAATGCTGATTTTAATGCTACTATATTGTCTCATATTTTTATTACACAATTTTACCAGAAATTTGATTTAAGAACTATATTATTG TACATCTGTGAACGACACTTTcaaaaaatttcaaataaatctTTATTTACTGGTTTAAGAGCAACAACTCATTTTGGAAAGCCCAATTTTCTGAGATTTTTCATGTCTGTTCAAAAATTACATCCCACA ATTAACAAGATTGGTGTTTTTAGTTGTGGTTCACCATCTGTAACACAAGCTGTGGATGCTGCTTGTAAGTCTATAACTTTAAATGAAAAACTAAATGTTCTATTCCAACATTATTATAAAAGTTTCTAA